One genomic region from Flagellimonas oceani encodes:
- a CDS encoding TonB-dependent receptor → MKRIYLAIAAILVSAMAFAQGVTTSSMGGKVTDETGEPLPGASIVAVHIPSGTTYGAAADFDGFYRISGMRTGGPYKVTISYVGFNEDVKEGIYLNLGQAERISSELSESATALQEVVVTGGAAGSLFDPGKTGAETNVSQRQVNNLPTISRNIADFARLTPQAKVTGDDVVSISGQNNRYNAIYIDGAVNNDVFGLAANGTNGGQTGVSPISLDAIESFQINVAPFDVRQSGFAGGSINAITKSGTNKFIGSAYGFLRNESFAGKTPVGLVGEDEEREKLDEFSAKTYGVRLGGPLIEDKLFFFINYERQENETPQPFNISTYRGDATAADLDNLSNFLVNNYGYNPGGYANNTSSLESDKLIAKIDWNINEKNKLSLKHSYVKAIQFDAPSSNTGAISFINGAINFESITNSTALELNSQIGSNMSNNLVVGYTTVNDDRDPAGSPFPAVQIFDARGSSIYFGSEAFSTANLLEQKVLTLTDNFQIYSGRHTITIGTNNEFSSAKNVFFRQNFGDYRFDSLSDFLNGESANRYRYGYSLLGGFGDDSEGAAEFDLFQFGVYVQDQIDITDNFKFTIGARIDIPYWEDGLENEDFNTRTVALLEAAGKDLQGARVGQGIDPNAHFSPRVGFNWDVKGDRTTQIRGGLGIFTSRVPLVWPGGTYNNNGITAGFIQLTGDDVPDFNPDPTGQLAIPEPGTGSVGGQIDLFAPDFKLPQVFKTNIAVDQRLPGDVIFSADFIWNDNITAVAYENLNLRGPQFITTGAGSRPNYGYASIDNTYSDIYLATNTGAGSSYNITGTLSKNFYSPKLDITAQASYSYGEADGILDGTSSQNSSQFRNLETVNGSNRPDLSISDFSPGHRVIANSTFEFKWSDNLKTRLGLFYEGAEGSPFSYVYNGSGLLSDTGSFSALIYVPANEAEANLIDSDDLSAAQQWSALNAVIEGDDYLSSRRGKFAERNADRSDWTHIIDLKFAQEFGIKFGENTHKLEFTADIFNFTNLLNKEWGVRTFSNFNQVQLLNFEGFADDGTTPQFTFDPGVEETRNIIDDTGLQSSRWQMQLGLRYSFN, encoded by the coding sequence ATGAAAAGAATCTACTTGGCTATTGCGGCTATTTTGGTTTCCGCGATGGCATTTGCACAAGGGGTTACTACTTCTTCTATGGGAGGTAAGGTAACAGACGAAACTGGGGAACCACTTCCTGGGGCGAGTATAGTAGCTGTTCATATTCCTTCGGGAACCACATATGGAGCAGCAGCTGATTTTGATGGATTTTATCGTATCTCAGGTATGAGGACGGGGGGACCATACAAGGTGACAATTTCTTATGTAGGATTTAACGAGGATGTTAAAGAAGGAATATACCTTAATTTAGGTCAAGCGGAAAGAATAAGCTCTGAATTATCGGAATCGGCGACCGCACTACAAGAGGTCGTAGTTACTGGAGGAGCCGCAGGAAGCCTTTTTGATCCTGGGAAAACTGGAGCCGAGACCAATGTAAGCCAAAGACAAGTGAACAATTTGCCGACAATATCCAGGAATATTGCGGATTTTGCTAGACTTACACCACAAGCTAAAGTGACTGGGGACGATGTGGTTTCAATAAGTGGTCAAAACAACCGGTACAATGCCATTTATATTGATGGAGCCGTAAATAACGATGTTTTTGGCCTTGCAGCAAATGGTACAAATGGAGGACAAACAGGTGTAAGCCCTATTTCTTTGGATGCCATAGAGTCTTTTCAAATAAACGTTGCCCCTTTTGATGTTCGTCAGTCTGGTTTCGCAGGAGGTAGTATCAATGCTATTACCAAATCCGGTACTAATAAATTTATAGGGTCAGCCTATGGTTTTTTACGAAACGAGAGTTTTGCAGGCAAGACTCCTGTAGGTTTGGTTGGTGAAGATGAAGAAAGAGAAAAATTGGATGAATTTTCTGCAAAAACTTATGGAGTACGATTGGGAGGTCCCCTTATTGAGGACAAGTTGTTTTTCTTTATCAATTATGAGAGACAAGAAAATGAAACTCCACAACCCTTTAATATTTCAACATATAGAGGTGATGCCACAGCGGCGGACTTAGATAACCTGTCCAATTTTTTGGTGAACAATTATGGTTACAACCCAGGAGGTTATGCAAACAATACCTCTAGCTTGGAGAGTGATAAGTTGATTGCCAAGATTGATTGGAACATCAACGAGAAGAACAAACTTTCGCTTAAGCACAGTTATGTTAAGGCTATTCAGTTTGATGCACCTTCTTCCAACACGGGGGCCATTAGTTTTATCAACGGAGCTATCAATTTTGAATCGATTACAAATTCAACAGCTTTGGAACTGAACTCCCAAATCGGGAGCAATATGTCCAACAATTTAGTAGTTGGTTATACAACTGTAAATGATGATAGAGATCCAGCCGGGAGCCCTTTCCCTGCAGTTCAGATTTTTGATGCAAGAGGAAGTTCAATATACTTTGGTTCAGAGGCATTTTCAACAGCTAACCTATTGGAACAGAAAGTATTGACTCTTACCGATAATTTCCAAATCTATTCAGGAAGACATACCATAACCATAGGTACTAACAATGAATTCTCCTCTGCAAAGAATGTTTTCTTTCGTCAGAATTTTGGAGATTACAGATTCGACAGTCTTAGTGATTTCTTAAATGGTGAGTCTGCCAATAGGTATAGGTATGGATACTCCCTATTGGGAGGTTTTGGTGATGATTCCGAAGGAGCAGCAGAGTTTGATTTGTTCCAATTTGGAGTTTATGTACAAGATCAAATCGATATTACTGATAATTTTAAGTTCACCATTGGTGCAAGGATAGACATTCCTTATTGGGAAGATGGTCTTGAAAATGAAGACTTCAACACAAGAACCGTTGCATTGTTGGAAGCTGCAGGCAAAGACCTGCAAGGTGCAAGAGTAGGTCAAGGAATTGATCCAAACGCACATTTTTCACCAAGAGTAGGTTTTAATTGGGATGTAAAGGGAGATAGAACTACGCAGATAAGAGGTGGTTTGGGAATATTTACTTCCAGAGTTCCTTTGGTATGGCCAGGAGGAACATATAATAACAATGGTATTACTGCAGGATTCATCCAGCTTACAGGAGATGATGTTCCGGATTTCAACCCGGACCCTACAGGTCAATTGGCCATACCAGAACCAGGTACTGGATCTGTTGGTGGACAAATCGACCTATTTGCTCCTGATTTCAAGCTGCCTCAGGTTTTCAAAACAAATATTGCTGTTGACCAAAGATTGCCAGGTGATGTAATCTTTTCAGCGGACTTTATCTGGAATGATAATATTACAGCAGTTGCCTATGAAAACCTAAATCTTAGAGGTCCTCAGTTCATTACTACAGGAGCTGGATCAAGACCTAATTATGGTTATGCGTCTATAGACAACACTTATAGTGATATATATTTGGCCACCAATACAGGAGCAGGAAGTTCTTATAACATAACAGGTACATTGTCAAAGAACTTTTACAGTCCAAAATTGGATATTACTGCCCAGGCATCTTATTCCTACGGAGAAGCAGATGGGATTTTAGATGGTACTTCTTCCCAAAACAGTTCCCAATTTAGAAACTTGGAAACGGTTAATGGATCAAACAGACCTGATTTATCTATTTCGGATTTTTCTCCTGGACATCGTGTAATTGCAAATTCTACTTTTGAGTTTAAATGGTCAGATAACCTTAAGACAAGATTGGGCCTATTTTATGAAGGAGCTGAAGGATCGCCATTTAGCTATGTTTATAACGGAAGTGGTTTATTATCCGATACAGGATCATTCTCAGCTTTAATTTATGTGCCTGCCAATGAAGCAGAGGCCAATTTGATTGATTCTGATGACCTGAGTGCAGCACAACAATGGAGCGCATTAAATGCAGTTATTGAAGGAGATGATTACTTGAGCAGCAGAAGGGGAAAATTTGCAGAGCGTAATGCTGACCGTTCGGATTGGACCCACATCATTGATTTGAAATTTGCACAAGAATTTGGAATCAAATTTGGCGAGAACACCCATAAATTGGAATTTACTGCAGACATCTTCAACTTTACCAATTTATTGAACAAGGAATGGGGCGTAAGAACTTTTTCTAACTTTAACCAAGTACAATTGTTGAATTTTGAAGGTTTTGCCGATGACGGTACAACACCTCAGTTTACTTTTGACCCAGGTGTTGAAGAAACAAGAAATATTATTGATGATACTGGATTGCAATCATCAAGATGGCAGATGCAGTTAGGGCTTAGGTATAGCTTTAACTAG
- a CDS encoding M23 family metallopeptidase, producing the protein MRKIIGAILTLAVLASCKQTKEPVDEVAKEEIIEKLPELHYGFNFEEFNVVRDTVRNGDSFGELMLKNKVDYPKIAAISENYRDTFDVRKIMVGKPYLILKSKDTSEVAEVFIYQNDRINYTVVDLRDTAVAYKNKKKVTLREREVGGIINSNLSETMDNLGVDYGVTIGLSEIYAWTIDFFRLEKGDKFKVIFDERYINDTVYAGRGPIKAALFEHKGRTVYAFPYVADTVNNILDYFDQDANNLRSTFLRAPIKFGYRLSSRYNLKRRIAYYGYKVRPHKGTDYAAPIGTPIVATADGTVTESTRRGGNGKYVKIKHNSIYSTQYLHMKAQKVKRGEFVRQGDVIGWVGMTGNTGGPHVCYRFWKNGRQVDPLKEKLPTAEPIADSLRMDYMAHIAPLKEQLDCIEFMDPTPAEPEETLISYTQ; encoded by the coding sequence ATGCGGAAAATTATTGGGGCAATTTTGACGCTGGCCGTGCTGGCATCATGCAAACAGACTAAGGAGCCAGTAGATGAGGTGGCCAAGGAAGAAATCATAGAAAAGCTGCCCGAGCTTCACTATGGGTTTAATTTTGAAGAGTTCAACGTAGTGCGGGATACTGTTCGCAATGGCGATAGTTTCGGGGAACTAATGCTCAAAAACAAGGTGGACTACCCTAAAATCGCCGCAATTTCAGAAAACTATCGCGATACTTTTGATGTCCGCAAAATCATGGTCGGCAAGCCATACCTCATTCTTAAATCCAAAGATACCTCCGAGGTCGCGGAAGTGTTCATTTACCAAAACGATAGAATAAACTATACCGTGGTGGATCTGCGCGATACGGCAGTGGCATACAAGAACAAGAAAAAAGTCACTTTAAGGGAGCGCGAAGTAGGTGGCATCATCAATAGTAACCTGTCAGAGACCATGGACAACCTAGGTGTCGATTACGGGGTAACCATAGGTCTTTCCGAGATCTACGCTTGGACCATTGACTTCTTTCGATTGGAAAAAGGGGATAAGTTCAAGGTCATTTTTGATGAACGATATATCAACGATACCGTATATGCCGGTCGTGGCCCCATTAAAGCCGCTCTTTTTGAGCACAAGGGAAGAACCGTCTACGCATTCCCCTATGTGGCCGATACCGTGAACAATATATTGGATTATTTTGACCAAGATGCCAATAATCTGAGAAGTACATTCCTTAGAGCACCCATAAAATTTGGTTACAGACTGTCGTCCAGATATAACCTAAAACGTAGGATTGCCTACTACGGTTACAAAGTGCGACCTCATAAAGGAACCGATTACGCTGCACCTATTGGAACCCCGATTGTAGCCACCGCAGACGGAACCGTCACAGAATCCACACGAAGGGGCGGTAACGGGAAGTACGTAAAAATAAAGCACAACAGCATTTATAGCACGCAATACCTCCACATGAAGGCGCAAAAGGTGAAAAGAGGAGAATTTGTGCGGCAAGGAGATGTTATCGGTTGGGTGGGAATGACCGGTAATACAGGAGGTCCCCATGTATGCTACCGTTTTTGGAAAAATGGAAGACAAGTGGATCCCTTAAAGGAAAAACTGCCCACGGCCGAGCCCATAGCCGATTCGTTGCGAATGGATTATATGGCACATATTGCCCCCCTAAAAGAACAGTTGGACTGCATAGAATTTATGGACCCGACCCCAGCAGAACCCGAAGAAACCTTAATATCATACACCCAGTAA
- the pgi gene encoding glucose-6-phosphate isomerase: MALPTIDPTKTETWKKLQKHYQDTKDTHLRELFSKEEDRGKKLSIHWQDFLVDYSKNRVTNETLKLLLELADEVGLKDAIKSYFDGELINQTEGRAVLHTALRAKKGTAVFVDGENIVDEVFEVKEKIKSFSEAVISGERKGHTGKAFTDIVNIGIGGSDLGPVMVTEALKFYQNDLKTHFVSNVDGDLVHEVLKELDPETTLFVIVSKSFTTQETLSNALTIKKWFLKTASEKDVADHFVAVSTNLEKIKEFGIADDNVFPMWDWVGGRFSLWSAVGLSIALSVGYENFEALLEGAHEMDVHFKETPFDGNIPVILGLISVWYNNFYKAETEAIIPYTQYLHRFSAYLQQGIMESNGKSMDRAGNRVGHETGTIIWGEPGTNSQHAFFQLIHQGTKLIPTDFIGYKKSLHGDVDHHNKLMANYFAQTEALMNGKTAEEVRQELESQGLSGEELEKLLPFKIFEGNKPTNSILIEQLTPKSLGALIALYEHKIFVQGVVWNIFSYDQWGVELGKQLAKNILNDIENSDIGKHDSSTLNLLHFFKK; this comes from the coding sequence ATGGCACTACCCACAATAGATCCCACAAAGACCGAAACCTGGAAAAAACTTCAAAAACATTACCAAGACACCAAAGACACCCACTTAAGAGAACTATTTTCCAAAGAAGAGGATCGAGGTAAAAAATTATCCATACACTGGCAGGATTTTTTGGTGGACTATTCTAAGAATAGGGTCACCAATGAAACCTTGAAGTTGTTGTTGGAACTTGCCGATGAGGTAGGATTAAAGGATGCCATAAAAAGTTATTTTGATGGAGAGCTCATCAACCAGACTGAAGGCAGGGCAGTGCTGCATACCGCCTTGCGCGCCAAAAAGGGCACAGCGGTTTTTGTAGATGGGGAAAACATTGTGGATGAGGTTTTTGAGGTAAAAGAAAAAATCAAATCTTTCTCCGAAGCCGTTATATCTGGAGAGCGTAAAGGGCATACGGGCAAAGCCTTTACCGATATAGTCAATATTGGAATCGGCGGTTCCGATTTGGGACCGGTGATGGTGACCGAAGCATTGAAATTTTATCAAAATGATTTAAAAACACATTTTGTAAGCAATGTGGACGGTGATCTGGTTCATGAAGTATTAAAAGAACTCGACCCTGAGACCACATTGTTCGTAATCGTTTCCAAATCCTTTACTACGCAGGAAACCTTGAGCAATGCACTGACCATAAAAAAGTGGTTTTTGAAGACAGCATCAGAAAAGGATGTGGCCGATCATTTTGTGGCGGTCTCCACCAATCTGGAAAAAATCAAGGAGTTTGGTATTGCAGATGACAATGTGTTCCCCATGTGGGATTGGGTCGGAGGCAGGTTCTCCCTTTGGAGCGCCGTAGGTTTGTCCATAGCACTTTCTGTGGGCTACGAAAACTTTGAGGCACTGCTGGAAGGCGCCCACGAAATGGACGTACATTTTAAGGAAACCCCATTTGACGGGAACATTCCTGTAATCCTTGGACTCATCAGCGTTTGGTACAATAACTTTTATAAGGCAGAGACCGAGGCCATCATACCATACACCCAATACCTGCACCGTTTTTCAGCATACTTGCAGCAAGGCATCATGGAGAGCAATGGCAAAAGCATGGACAGGGCCGGAAACAGGGTCGGTCACGAAACCGGTACCATTATTTGGGGTGAGCCGGGTACCAATTCACAGCACGCCTTTTTCCAGTTGATCCATCAAGGCACCAAATTGATACCAACCGATTTTATTGGATACAAAAAATCGTTGCACGGCGATGTGGACCATCATAATAAATTGATGGCAAACTATTTTGCACAGACCGAAGCCTTGATGAACGGTAAAACCGCGGAAGAGGTAAGACAGGAACTGGAATCACAAGGATTATCTGGCGAAGAGCTGGAAAAACTCCTTCCTTTTAAGATTTTTGAGGGCAACAAACCCACCAACTCCATTTTAATAGAGCAATTGACCCCTAAAAGCTTGGGCGCACTGATTGCACTTTACGAGCACAAAATATTTGTTCAGGGCGTGGTCTGGAACATCTTCAGTTATGATCAATGGGGGGTGGAATTGGGCAAACAGTTGGCCAAAAATATACTGAACGACATTGAGAATTCAGATATTGGCAAGCATGACAGTTCAACACTGAACCTTTTGCATTTTTTTAAGAAGTAA
- a CDS encoding endonuclease/exonuclease/phosphatase family protein: protein MRLLICLLVLISTSLYGQKSKTYTLRTIAFYNCENLFDTVNDSLTFDDDRTPEGSYHWTRERYLQKIENLSNVISKIGEDTSKTSPDIVGLCEVENLDVLEDLVQHPNLREKDYGIIHFDSPDARGIDVALLYKKAAFIPSSFKSHRLLLFDEMSERKYTRDQLVVGGTMDRENIYFIVNHWPSRRGGAAKSSPLRVRAALLNKRIIDSIQELDLDAKIIAMGDLNDDPIDDSLKKILKTKGKKRQLDSISLYNPMEAMFKKGIGSLAYQDKWNLFDQLFMTSNLVTEDRTTLSFWKAGIFAPEFIRTDKGRFKGYPLRTYSGGSYTAGYSDHFPAYLFLLKEVE, encoded by the coding sequence ATGCGATTATTAATATGCCTACTTGTATTAATATCGACCTCACTTTATGGACAAAAGTCCAAGACATACACCTTAAGAACGATTGCTTTTTACAACTGTGAAAACTTGTTCGACACGGTAAACGATTCGCTCACTTTTGATGATGATCGCACTCCCGAGGGAAGTTATCATTGGACGCGGGAGCGATATCTTCAAAAAATTGAAAACCTATCCAACGTCATCTCTAAAATTGGAGAAGACACCTCCAAAACCTCACCGGACATTGTGGGGCTTTGTGAAGTGGAAAATCTGGATGTGCTTGAAGATTTAGTGCAACATCCCAATTTAAGGGAGAAGGATTATGGTATCATCCATTTTGATTCCCCAGATGCGCGCGGCATTGATGTGGCGCTACTTTACAAAAAGGCAGCGTTTATCCCATCGTCGTTTAAAAGTCATCGGCTATTATTGTTTGATGAAATGAGCGAAAGGAAGTACACCCGTGATCAATTGGTGGTGGGTGGCACTATGGACCGTGAAAACATCTATTTTATCGTGAACCATTGGCCCTCCCGAAGAGGCGGGGCTGCGAAGAGTTCGCCATTGCGGGTAAGGGCGGCTTTGCTGAACAAACGTATCATAGATTCCATTCAAGAATTGGATTTGGATGCAAAAATCATAGCTATGGGCGATTTAAACGACGACCCAATCGATGACAGCTTGAAAAAAATCCTGAAAACCAAGGGCAAAAAACGTCAGTTGGATAGTATCAGCCTGTACAACCCTATGGAAGCGATGTTCAAAAAAGGAATTGGTTCATTGGCCTACCAAGACAAATGGAACCTGTTCGACCAACTATTTATGACGTCCAATTTGGTGACTGAAGACAGAACTACCCTCTCCTTCTGGAAAGCGGGCATTTTTGCACCTGAATTTATCCGAACGGACAAAGGACGCTTTAAGGGCTATCCCTTGCGTACCTACTCGGGCGGCAGTTATACGGCCGGGTATAGCGACCACTTTCCTGCGTATTTATTTTTGTTGAAGGAGGTGGAGTGA
- a CDS encoding JAB domain-containing protein, which yields MTVRLPKDEDKHISGTDDIARIRQKVLWRQNKLHRQKEYFWTIGLNVANDIEYIELVTIGTSNRNIVDPVDVLSMPVSKKCKKIILCHNHPSGKLEPSEADIAFTERMEKAAAIMKINLLDHIIISEVNYVTI from the coding sequence ATGACAGTACGACTTCCCAAAGACGAGGACAAGCATATATCCGGCACCGATGATATTGCCCGTATTAGGCAGAAGGTATTGTGGCGACAAAACAAGCTCCACAGGCAAAAAGAATATTTTTGGACCATTGGGCTCAATGTGGCAAATGACATTGAGTACATCGAATTGGTGACCATTGGCACAAGCAACCGAAATATTGTTGATCCTGTAGATGTTTTAAGCATGCCTGTCTCCAAAAAATGCAAGAAGATAATTCTCTGTCATAACCATCCTTCTGGCAAATTAGAGCCAAGTGAGGCGGACATCGCATTTACGGAACGTATGGAAAAAGCTGCTGCAATAATGAAAATAAATCTCCTAGATCACATAATAATCTCGGAGGTTAATTACGTGACCATTTAA
- a CDS encoding DUF3108 domain-containing protein — protein sequence MKKIIISMLGLLFAISAMGQSARPAFKSGEWLKFRIHYGFLNASYATLHLTSETLDNLPVYHVVGEGKTTGFASIFFKVDDTYESYFNRENGKPYKFIRKIDEGGYTKDIEIDFDYKKDRAVLIDNKNGTKQDFEIHGQIQDLISASYFLRSNYNLEEFKKGESINLDLLFDDDGVFKFQLKYLGKEILKTKFGKVECLKFRPLVQSGRVFKEKESLTLWVSNDWNKIPIRIKADLAVGSLKADLDGYNGLRNQFKIIMD from the coding sequence ATGAAAAAGATAATAATATCCATGCTGGGCCTTCTTTTTGCAATCTCTGCAATGGGGCAAAGCGCACGACCGGCCTTTAAATCGGGCGAATGGTTAAAGTTTAGGATTCATTATGGGTTTTTGAATGCAAGCTATGCCACATTGCACCTTACCTCGGAAACTTTGGACAACCTTCCCGTGTACCATGTTGTGGGAGAAGGAAAGACCACTGGGTTTGCGAGCATCTTTTTTAAGGTGGACGATACCTACGAAAGCTATTTTAACCGAGAAAACGGCAAACCATACAAGTTTATCAGAAAAATAGACGAGGGCGGATATACCAAGGACATTGAAATTGACTTTGACTACAAAAAGGACAGAGCGGTTTTGATCGACAACAAGAACGGGACAAAACAGGATTTTGAGATACATGGCCAAATACAGGACCTAATTTCTGCTTCCTATTTTTTAAGGAGCAACTATAATTTGGAAGAATTTAAAAAAGGCGAGTCCATTAACTTGGATTTGCTCTTTGACGACGATGGCGTTTTTAAGTTCCAGTTGAAATATTTGGGAAAAGAAATCCTCAAGACCAAGTTTGGAAAGGTAGAATGTCTTAAATTTAGGCCTTTGGTTCAGTCCGGTCGTGTCTTTAAGGAAAAAGAGAGCCTTACCCTTTGGGTATCCAACGATTGGAACAAAATACCCATACGTATAAAGGCGGATTTGGCCGTGGGATCTTTAAAAGCGGATCTGGACGGGTACAATGGACTAAGGAACCAGTTTAAAATAATAATGGATTAG
- a CDS encoding tryptophan 2,3-dioxygenase family protein — protein MDKDAKIASQINKLEEKYKNSGQDLSSYLDGLLYERYLTYWDYIHLDTLLSLQVPRTHFPDEEIFIMYHQITELYFKLILHEEKQIVADKSQDVAFFIEKVRRINSYFKALISSFSIMIKGMEREQFLRYRMALLPASGFQSAQYRMIEFYATPLENMVHPSVRGSFSSENSIEELFEHMYWKKGATDLETGEKTLTLKQFEVRYTPRLLRIANQVKDSTIYQKYLQLPDASRHNEELISALKELDLNANVNWPLMHMGSAHRYLAREGKDVDATGGTNWKDYLPPSFQKIIFFPTLHTKDELDNWGKEWVDHIFNPEKQEYKE, from the coding sequence ATGGATAAGGATGCAAAGATCGCTTCCCAAATCAATAAGTTAGAGGAAAAGTACAAAAACTCGGGTCAGGATTTAAGCTCTTACTTGGACGGGCTGCTTTACGAAAGGTATCTTACCTATTGGGACTATATCCACTTGGATACCCTGCTCAGCCTTCAAGTGCCTAGAACGCATTTCCCGGACGAGGAAATCTTCATCATGTACCATCAAATAACCGAGCTGTACTTTAAGCTCATCCTGCATGAAGAAAAGCAGATTGTAGCGGATAAATCACAGGATGTTGCCTTTTTTATAGAAAAAGTAAGGCGCATCAACAGCTATTTCAAAGCACTCATATCTTCCTTTAGCATTATGATCAAGGGCATGGAGCGGGAACAATTCCTCCGCTACCGCATGGCCTTGCTTCCAGCGAGCGGGTTCCAGTCCGCACAATACAGGATGATAGAATTCTATGCCACACCATTGGAAAATATGGTGCATCCATCCGTAAGGGGCTCGTTTTCCTCCGAAAATAGCATAGAGGAACTATTTGAACACATGTATTGGAAAAAAGGGGCCACGGATCTGGAGACCGGCGAAAAAACACTGACCTTAAAACAATTTGAGGTAAGGTACACGCCAAGATTGCTTCGGATAGCCAATCAGGTGAAGGACAGTACCATTTACCAAAAATATTTGCAACTGCCAGATGCATCCCGGCACAATGAAGAGCTGATTTCAGCGTTAAAAGAGTTAGATTTGAATGCAAATGTAAACTGGCCGTTGATGCACATGGGTTCCGCCCATAGGTATTTGGCAAGAGAGGGCAAGGATGTTGATGCGACCGGGGGCACCAATTGGAAAGACTATTTGCCGCCCAGTTTTCAGAAAATAATTTTTTTCCCAACTTTGCATACCAAAGATGAGTTGGATAATTGGGGGAAAGAATGGGTGGACCATATTTTTAATCCCGAAAAACAAGAATACAAGGAATAG